A window of Bacillota bacterium genomic DNA:
CGGCCATCTCCCGCGGGGCCTGCCATCCCTCCCCAAAACCCCGGTGGCGGGCCTTTTTTCTCCGGGTGATTGTGACAAACGGCGCATTCTCAAAGAAGCGTTTGACTGGAGGTCCTTCCTGTGCGCGCGAAGTTGCTGGTCCCCGCTCTCTTGACGCTGCTGGTCCTCGGGGTCTCCCTCGCCCCGGTCACCGTCGCGTCCGCAGCGGGCAATCCCGCCCCCGGCGGTCTGGGCATCAAGACCATGGATATCCACCTCGAGCCGGAATACGACACGACGGACGTCCTCGTGGCCTACGACCTGAGCTTCGTCAACGGCGCGACGGCCCCCTACGACGGCAAGATCTCCTTTCACGTCCCCAAGGGGATTGACCCGGCCGGACCCACCAACGAGGTCCACATATGTGAAGCCAAGGGCAGCGACAAGCACGCCTATTGCGCCCCCTACGGGACCGAAACCGGTCAGGACTATCTGACCTTCTCGTGGTCTCCCTCGAAACCGATCAATCCCGGGGCAAGCTATCCGATTTATGTCGAGTATTACTACAACCCGCTGCGGGTCAAGGAGACCCAGCGGGACATCGACTTTTTCTTCCACCCCTCCTACGACGTGGGCCAGCTCAGCCTGACGGTCATGGCCCCGCTGCGTTCGTCCAACCTGGTCCTCGACCCCAAGCCCCAGCAGCAAGGGGTCGACGGGCAGGGCTTCAACTACTCGACCTACCGCTTCGAGAACCTCCGTCCCGAGCAGCCGGTCAGCCTGAAGCTGAGCTACGCCAAGGCCGACAACCGGCCGTCGGTGGCCAAGGCCGGAGCCTCCCTGGGGACCGGCTCGGGCGGCACCGGCGGCGGTCTGTTCAAGGACCCCTCCTTCTGGTTCCTGGCCATCCTGGGTGTCGGCGGCATCGGTGGGCTTCTCGCCTACGGGACGCGAGCCGGCGGCCGCCGCCCGGGGGGGTCGCGGCCGAACCGGGCCGGCAGCCGGACCCGCGTTCGACCCGGGTCTGATCGCGCCGCCTCGAACCGGGGCGCCCCTTCCCGGACCGCCAAACCCGACCCCGCCGATTCCGAGAAGCAGGCCGCCCGCCGGCTCCTCCTGAGCGGTAAGATCAGCGAGGCCACGTACCGGCAGATCATCGACGACATCGAGCGGGGGAGGTGACCGTTCTTGGCTGAGTTGGGTCGTTCCTTCATCTGGTTGGCCCTGGCCGTCTCGGCCTATGGCGTGGCCGCCCTCTCCCTGGGGGTGAGCCGCCTTAACGGCCGCCTGATCAAGAGCGGGCGGGCGGCGGCGATGGTCTTCGCGGCCGCCATCGTCGGCGCCTCGGTGGTCCTCCTCGACCGTCTGGTGGCCAGCGATTTCAGCTTCGAGTATGTGGCCATAAACACCAACCTCGGCCTGCCCGTCCTCTACAAGGTGTCGGCCTTCTGGGCCCACAACGCGGGCTCGCTCCTCCTCTGGACCCTCGTCCTCGGCCTCTACACGGCCATCGTCGCCCTGTCCCGCTACCGGGAGGATGAGAGCGCGGCGATGTCCCCTTATGTCCTGGCCATCCTGCTCGCCATCGGCGCCTTCTTCGCCTATCTGCTGGCCGTCGTGGCCTCGCCCTTCAATGTCCTGCCGAACCCGCCGACCGACGGTCAGGGCCTCAACCCCCTCCTCCAGAACCCCGGGATGATCATCCACCCGACCACGCAGTACCTCGGTTACGCCGGCTTCGCCGTGCCGTTCGCCTTCGCCATGGCCGCCCTGATCATCAGGCGGCCCGACGACCTCTGGCTGAGGATCACCCGCCGGTGGACCATCGTCACCTGGCTGTTCCTGTCGATCGGGATGATCTTCGGCGGCCAGTGGGCTTACGTCGAACTGGGCTGGGGCGGGTACTGGGGGTGGGACCCGGTCGAGAACGCCTCGCTGATGCCCTGGCTGACGGCCACGGCTTTCCTCCACTCGGTGATGATCCAGGAGCGGCGCGGGATGCTCAAGATCTGGAACGTCGCCCTGATCATCGTGACCTTCGCCCTGACCCTCTTCGGGACGTTCCTCACCCGCAGCGGCGTCCTGGCCTCGGTCCACGCCTTCGGCGACTCGACCCTGGGGGCCTACCTGCTGGCCTTCATTGCCGCCTCCGTCCTGGCCTCGCTCTGGCTGACCCTGAAGCGCCTGCCGTTGCTCCGCGAGGAGCATCAGTTCGAGGGACTCCTCTCCAAGGAATCGAGCTTCCTGGCCAACAACCTGATCCTCGTCGGCGGCGCCTTCACCGTGTTCTGGGGCACCGTCTTCCCGCTCCTCTCGGAGGCCGTCACCGGCAACAAGGTCTCCGTCAGCGCCCCCTACTACAACCGGGTGATGGTCCCCATCGGCCTCCTCCTGGTCGCCCTGATCGGCATCTGCCCCCTGATCGCCTGGCGCAAGGCCTCTCTGGCCAACCTGCGCCGCAACTTCCTCTACCCGGCGGCGGCCTCCCTGGTCTATGCCGTCGGCGCTTTCGCCTATGGCATCCGCAGCCCCGGAGCCCTGATCGCCTACACCGCCTCGCTCTTCGTCACGGCGACGGTCGTCCTCGAGGTCACTCGCGGACTGCGGGCGAGGATGCACATGACCGGCGAGACAGCCTTCGTCGCCCTGCCGCGGATGCTGGTCAAGAATCGCCGGCGGTACGGTGGATACGTCGTTCACCTGGCCGTCATCCTGATGATCGTGGCCATCGCCGGCTCCCACGTCTACCAGATCGACCAGACCAAGTCGATCCAGCCGGGCGAGACCATCGACATCGGCCGCTACCAGCTGATCTACCAAGGCCTCGGGGAGCGCGACGAGGGCTACCGCAGCGTCGTCTTCGCCGACTTGAAGGTCATCCAGAACGGCCGGGACATCGGCGTCCTCCGGCCCTCCAAGGACTTTTACCCGAATCAGGAGAACCCGTCGACCGAGGTGGCCGTCAAGGGCAGCCTCCGCGAGGACCTCTACGTCATCCTGGCCGGCTGGGAGGAAGGCGGCAGGCCGACCGTCTTCAAGACTCTGGTCAACCCGCTCGTGGCCTGGATCTGGATCGGCGAGTACCTGCTCATCGCGGGGACGCTCTTCGCCGTCTGGCCGGATCGCCGCCGGTTGGCCGGGAGACTGGGGTGATCGGGTTGAAGCGGGCATTCATCGCGACCCTCGTGGTCGCCGCGGTCCTCCTGGCCACGGCGCCGGCCCTGGCCGCCCCACCCGTGACCGTCCGGGACATCGAGGGCGACATCCTCTGCCAGTGCAACTGTACCAAGCTGGTCAAGGACTGCGACTGCGGGACGGCCAACACGATGCGGGAAGAGATCCAGGGCCAGATCGACAAGGGCCTGAACAAGAAGAAGATCATGGCGTATCTGGTGGGCAAATACGGCAAACCGGTTCTGGCCGCCCCCACCACCCAGGGCTTCGACCTGACCGCCTGGGTGACGCCGTTCATCGCCATCGTCGTCGCCGGCGCCCTCCTCTACCTGATTCTCCGGCGTTGGGTGCGGCGGCACCGGGTGCTGGTGGCCGAAGCCGCGGGGGCGGGACCGGTCGGAGCAACCGCCATCGACACCGCCACCGCCGGCCTGGACGAGTCCGAACGGGCCGCCCTGAAGGACCGGATGCAGCGGGAACTCCAGGACTATCTCTGAGACTCGACCGGCGCCGCCGATGGTCCGCGCAGGAGGGGCGCCGTTCTAGGAGGACACCGTCATGTACACCGCCTTGATCCTGATCGTCGTGGTCGCCGCGGGCTTCGCCCTCTTCCGGCCCCTGATGGGCGCGGCCGACGGCGAGGACGAGATCCAGCCGCTGCTGGCCGTGGCCGGCGCCGGCCCCGCGGCCGGCGACCCGGGGACGGACGCGCCGGCCTCGACCGGGCCGGCCAACAAGGAGGCCGTCTACGCCACCTTGGCCGAGCTCGAGTACGACTACGCCACCCACAAACTGGCCAAGGAAGACTATGAGGCGCTGAGGACCGAACTGGAGGCGAAAGCCCTGGAGATCATCCGCCGGGAGGAGGCCGTCGAGGACCTCGAGTCGATCATCGAAGCTGAGGTCCAGGCCGAGTTGGAGGGCGGAGAAGCGAAGGGCGCGGGAGTCGAGGTCCGTTTCTGCCCGGCCTGCGGGGTTCGGCTGCTTTCGGCCGGTCAACGGTTCTGCCACAAGTGCGCGACCCGGATGCCCGCTCCGGAGGCGGAGCCATGCGACGCCTGAGCCTCGCCCTCACCTTGGCCCTTGCCGTCGCCCTGCTCCCGGCAACACCTCGGGCGACATCGGCCCTGGCAGCCTCCGCGGGCCTCCGTCTCGATTACGACCACCTGGTCCTGACCCCCTCCGGCGACCGGCTGCTGGTCAAGGAAGCGGCCGGGCTGGTCAACGCCGGTTCTGGGGCGGTGAACACGGTATCTATGCCCCTCCCGCCCGGCTACTCCGACCTCAAACTCGAGTCGGGGTTCGACGCCGCCAACGTCACGTCCGACGCGGCCGGGGTGGTCGACTCGTCCGGGCTGGCCGCGGGAGGTCAGCGGGAGGTCGTCCTCAGCTACTCCCTGCCGATGACCGGCGGGCAGGCCAAGCTCGAGAAGTCCGTCACCTACGACACGGCCGCTTTCTCCGTCGCCGCCGAGGACCGCCTCCTGGGCCTCACTGGCGATGCGCCTCTGACCGTCTCGGTCAGCGACCTCAACGGCGTCTCCTACGCCAACCTGAGGGCCGACGCCGTGGCGGCCGGTCAGAACCTGACCATCCGAGCGACCGTGAAATCCGACGGCGCGCCGTCCGCCCCGCCGTCCACCCTGACGCCGAACGCCGGACGGCTGCTCAACCGATCTTCCCACGGCGGCCCCGACAACGTCATGCTCTGGCAGCGCTTCACCGGGCAGCCAGGGCACTGGGGCCTGCCGGGAATCGTGATCATCCTGGCCATCGTCGTGGTCGGCCTGGGGGCGGTCGGGCGGGCGGCCGTCTCCCTCGCTCGAAACGGGCGCGGCCAGGTGAAGGTCAGCGGGCCGGCCGGCGTACCGGACCGCCCCAGGCGATCGGCGTTGGTCAGGGAGATCGCTGAACTCGACCGGCTGTTTGCGGCCGGCCGTCTCCCCGAAAGCGAGTACCGCTCGAAGCGTTCGACCCTGAAGCGCGAGTTGATGGCCTTGATGGCCGGGTCTGGGGGGAACCAAGCTTGAAGCGTAGCGCGGCATTGCCGCTCTTCATCGGGTTGGCCTTGATCGTCGCGGCGGTGGCCCTCTACGGCTGGTCCGCGCGCCGGGCGGAAGCGGCCAGACTGGCCGAGGAAGCGAGGCTCGACGCGGCCAGGCAGGCCGCCGCGGCCCAGTCGAAGAGGGCCCTAGGGAAGTTCAGCGAACAGGACCTGGCGAGGATGAGCGAGGGCGGCGGCATCCAGGTGTCGGCCGTCTTTCTCAACCCGATCGAGCCCAGTGAGCGGCAATTGGCCTTCGAGGTCTTCTTCACCACCCATGGTGGTTCAGTCGCCGGCTATAAGCTCGAGGGGCTTTCCACCCTGGCCAACGACCAGGGGGCTAAGGTGGCGGACGGCTTCACCTGGACTTCAGAGTCGGACGACGGGCACCACCGTTACGGGATCCTGAGGGTGGGGCGGGCGGACGCTTCTGGTCGCCCCCTGATCACCGCCGAGACGAAGCGCCTCACCCTGGAGATCCAGGGGATCGGCGACGTCACCCGGACCTTCACCTGGGAACCGCCATACCTGGCCGCGGCCGCTGCGGGCGGCAAGTGACGTGACCGCCACGGCCTTCGCCGCCGGGGTCCTATCCTTCCTTTCCCCGTGCATCATCCCGATGCTCTCGGTCCACTTCACCCTGATCACCGGCCTGTCGTTCAAGGACCTCGAAGGCGGCTCGGTCCCGGCTACCCTGCGCTGGACGGTGGTCGCCCGGACCCTGGCCTTCGTCGCCGCCTTCACCATCGTCTTCGTGGCCGCGGGGGCGGTGGCCGGTGGGGCCGGGCGCGCCCTCGGGGCGGGGCTCACCTACTTCAACTGGCTCGGCGGGCTGGTCGTCATCCTTTTCGGTCTCCACCTGATGGGCCTGGTGCGCCGGCCGCTCGACCGCCTCCTCGGCCACATCGGCTTCGACTATCGCCGGGTGACCCGTCGCCCCGGACTCGCCACGGCCTTCCTCGTCGGCCTCATCTTTGCCGTGGTTTGCTCCCACTGCATCGCGTACACCCTATACTCGTTGCTGATGGTGGCCGGGACGACCGGCTCGGCGGCCGTCGGGGCCCGTCTGCTGGCCGCCTTTTCGATCGGACTGGCCCTCCCCTACCTGGCCGTCGGCTACTCGCTGGGGGCGGTCATCGGCTCCATCCGCGGCCTCGTCAAGTACCGCCGGGCGGTTTCCTTCGCCGCCGGCCTGCTCATGTTGGCCTTCGGCCTGGCCGTCCTGTCCGGCCGGTTCACCGACCTGTCGGGGCGGCTCTCGCCCTGGATCGGTTCCCGACCAAGGCTTGGGATGTAGGAGTGATGGTCATCTTCCCCGCCAGCGAGGTCGTCATCCGCCGCTACGATCGCCTCTCGCCCTTCTACGATTTCTGCGACCGGATGGGCCGGCCCGTCTGGCGGCGGAAGGTCTTCGAGCGGACCCGCGGCGAGGTCCTCGAGGTCGGCGTGGGCACCGGCAAGAACATGCCTTTCTACCGGCCGGGCACGGTGGTCACGGCCATCGACATTGCTCCGGGGATGCTGGCCCGGGCTCGGCGCCGGCTGGGGGAGGCGGCCGCGCCGGTACACCTGATGCGGGCCGACGTCCAGGCCCTCCCCTTCGCCGACGACAGCTTTGACACCGTGGTCGATACCTTCGTCTTCTGCTCCGTCCCCGACCCGGTCCTGGGCCTCCGGGAGATCGCCCGGGTCTGCCGTCCGGACGGCCTGGTCTTGATGATGGAGCACGTCCGAGCCGTCGGGCGGATCACCGGCGCCCTGATGGATGCGCTCAACCCGCTCGTGGTCAGGGTGGTCGGGGCCAACATCAACCGGCGGACCGTGGAGAACGTCCGCCTGGCCGGCCTGTCGCTCGTTTCCGTGGAGGACCTCGGGATGAAAGGGATCGTCAAGCTGATCACCGCCCGGCCGGCCAAGGGGCCCGGAGACCCTTGACAAGGTTCCCAGCGACGAGCTACAATTGCGGTGTAGCGAAGGGGAGTAGCCGTTCAAGGATAGGGTCAACAGACTGGCCTAAAGCCTGGCCCTATCGACCGCACGGTTTGGCGAGACCTTTGCACCCCAATGGGTGTGAAGGTCTCTTTTGTTTGAGCCGAGCGGTTATCACCGTTGGGAGGGACATGCTGATGAACCCGTTCTGGCTTTCGCTCGGGATGATCTTCCTGGCCGAGCTGGGGGACAAGACCCAGTTGGTCGCCCTGACCCTGGCCGCCAGGTATCGCGCCGGGGTCGTCCTGGCCGGCGTCTTTGTGGCCACGCTGGTCGTTCACGTCATCTCGGTGGCCCTCGGGGGCCTGGCCGGCGGGCTCCTGCCCATCGCCGTGGTGAGGTTCGTCGCCGGGCTGGCCTTCATCGCCTTCGGCCTCTGGACGTTGCGGGGCGATAGCCTCGAGGAGCGAGAGTCCCGGGAGAGGCCGGTCACTTC
This region includes:
- a CDS encoding zinc ribbon domain-containing protein, with protein sequence MYTALILIVVVAAGFALFRPLMGAADGEDEIQPLLAVAGAGPAAGDPGTDAPASTGPANKEAVYATLAELEYDYATHKLAKEDYEALRTELEAKALEIIRREEAVEDLESIIEAEVQAELEGGEAKGAGVEVRFCPACGVRLLSAGQRFCHKCATRMPAPEAEPCDA
- a CDS encoding cytochrome c-type biogenesis protein CcmH, with product MIGLKRAFIATLVVAAVLLATAPALAAPPVTVRDIEGDILCQCNCTKLVKDCDCGTANTMREEIQGQIDKGLNKKKIMAYLVGKYGKPVLAAPTTQGFDLTAWVTPFIAIVVAGALLYLILRRWVRRHRVLVAEAAGAGPVGATAIDTATAGLDESERAALKDRMQRELQDYL
- a CDS encoding cytochrome c biogenesis protein CcdA → MTATAFAAGVLSFLSPCIIPMLSVHFTLITGLSFKDLEGGSVPATLRWTVVARTLAFVAAFTIVFVAAGAVAGGAGRALGAGLTYFNWLGGLVVILFGLHLMGLVRRPLDRLLGHIGFDYRRVTRRPGLATAFLVGLIFAVVCSHCIAYTLYSLLMVAGTTGSAAVGARLLAAFSIGLALPYLAVGYSLGAVIGSIRGLVKYRRAVSFAAGLLMLAFGLAVLSGRFTDLSGRLSPWIGSRPRLGM
- a CDS encoding heme lyase CcmF/NrfE family subunit; translation: MAELGRSFIWLALAVSAYGVAALSLGVSRLNGRLIKSGRAAAMVFAAAIVGASVVLLDRLVASDFSFEYVAINTNLGLPVLYKVSAFWAHNAGSLLLWTLVLGLYTAIVALSRYREDESAAMSPYVLAILLAIGAFFAYLLAVVASPFNVLPNPPTDGQGLNPLLQNPGMIIHPTTQYLGYAGFAVPFAFAMAALIIRRPDDLWLRITRRWTIVTWLFLSIGMIFGGQWAYVELGWGGYWGWDPVENASLMPWLTATAFLHSVMIQERRGMLKIWNVALIIVTFALTLFGTFLTRSGVLASVHAFGDSTLGAYLLAFIAASVLASLWLTLKRLPLLREEHQFEGLLSKESSFLANNLILVGGAFTVFWGTVFPLLSEAVTGNKVSVSAPYYNRVMVPIGLLLVALIGICPLIAWRKASLANLRRNFLYPAAASLVYAVGAFAYGIRSPGALIAYTASLFVTATVVLEVTRGLRARMHMTGETAFVALPRMLVKNRRRYGGYVVHLAVILMIVAIAGSHVYQIDQTKSIQPGETIDIGRYQLIYQGLGERDEGYRSVVFADLKVIQNGRDIGVLRPSKDFYPNQENPSTEVAVKGSLREDLYVILAGWEEGGRPTVFKTLVNPLVAWIWIGEYLLIAGTLFAVWPDRRRLAGRLG
- a CDS encoding class I SAM-dependent methyltransferase, yielding MVIFPASEVVIRRYDRLSPFYDFCDRMGRPVWRRKVFERTRGEVLEVGVGTGKNMPFYRPGTVVTAIDIAPGMLARARRRLGEAAAPVHLMRADVQALPFADDSFDTVVDTFVFCSVPDPVLGLREIARVCRPDGLVLMMEHVRAVGRITGALMDALNPLVVRVVGANINRRTVENVRLAGLSLVSVEDLGMKGIVKLITARPAKGPGDP